The following is a genomic window from Amycolatopsis australiensis.
TTTCGAACTTCTCCGCCGAGCTGTCGATCACCACCGGCAGGCGGCTGCGATGCCCCAGCGGTGAGATGCCGCCCAGCACGTAGCCCGTCGCCCGCTGCGCCGCCGCCGGGTCCGCCATCTTCGCCTTCTTGCCGCCCGCCGCCGCGGCCAGTGCCTTCAGGTCCAGCTGGCCCGTGACCGGGACCACGCCCACCGTCAGCCGGCCGTCCACCTCCGCCACCAGCGTCTTGAACACCCGGGCGCGGTCCAGGCCCAGCGCCTCCACCGCCTCCAGGCCGTACGACTCCGCCCGCGGGTCGTGGTCGTACGCGTGCAGCGTGTGCGCCACTTTCTGCTTCGTCAGCAACGCCGTCGCCGGGGTGCCCTTGCCAGCCATGGGCCGCAGTCTAGGGAATGCCCGCCCCGCCC
Proteins encoded in this region:
- the ybaK gene encoding Cys-tRNA(Pro) deacylase, with the protein product MAGKGTPATALLTKQKVAHTLHAYDHDPRAESYGLEAVEALGLDRARVFKTLVAEVDGRLTVGVVPVTGQLDLKALAAAAGGKKAKMADPAAAQRATGYVLGGISPLGHRSRLPVVIDSSAEKFETVFCSAGRRGLEVELSPADLVRLTGAVVAPIGA